The following coding sequences are from one Cenarchaeum symbiosum A window:
- a CDS encoding NADH-ubiquinone oxidoreductase, subunit A (COG0838) yields the protein MGEVAGSYSTVLLMFGFAAGATAPALLISRMISPRSGDNPVKYLPMECGQVPKGEGRTHFMMQYYAYILMFVVFDVMAIFLYAWGGTILHLPKTATLPVIAFLGIMFAAMSFALYQSRRRDIW from the coding sequence GTGGGGGAAGTGGCAGGCAGCTACAGTACTGTCCTGCTGATGTTTGGGTTTGCGGCCGGTGCGACGGCCCCCGCATTGCTGATCTCTAGGATGATCTCCCCCAGGTCAGGCGACAACCCCGTCAAGTACCTGCCCATGGAGTGCGGCCAGGTCCCCAAGGGCGAGGGGCGGACACACTTTATGATGCAGTATTACGCGTACATCCTGATGTTCGTGGTATTTGATGTCATGGCGATCTTCCTGTACGCATGGGGTGGGACAATACTGCACCTGCCAAAGACCGCCACCCTCCCGGTGATAGCGTTCCTTGGGATAATGTTCGCGGCAATGTCGTTTGCACTGTACCAGTCAAGGAGACGGGACATATGGTAG
- a CDS encoding NADH-ubiquinone oxidoreductase, subunit B (COG0377): protein MGKLGDILEKAIDKPLGYAINWGRIWSLWPVHIETACCSVEFGAASGPKYDVERFGIIEAFGSLRQCDLIVVQGTITRKMAPRLRLVYDQMPEPKYVIAMGACAITGGLYFDSYNVLPGIDGVLPVDVYVPGCPPRPETLIQGCMLLQEKIKRMRARKEV, encoded by the coding sequence ATGGGCAAGCTTGGCGACATACTGGAAAAGGCCATAGACAAGCCGCTCGGCTATGCGATAAACTGGGGCAGGATATGGTCCCTGTGGCCGGTCCACATAGAGACCGCCTGTTGCAGCGTGGAGTTCGGGGCGGCATCCGGCCCGAAATATGATGTCGAGAGGTTCGGGATAATAGAGGCGTTCGGATCCCTCAGGCAGTGCGATTTGATTGTGGTCCAGGGGACGATAACAAGAAAGATGGCCCCGAGGCTGCGCCTGGTATACGACCAGATGCCCGAGCCGAAATATGTCATAGCAATGGGGGCGTGCGCGATAACCGGGGGTCTCTACTTTGATTCCTACAACGTTCTCCCGGGGATAGACGGCGTCCTGCCGGTAGACGTGTACGTTCCAGGCTGCCCGCCCAGGCCCGAGACCCTCATACAGGGCTGCATGCTGTTACAAGAAAAGATCAAGAGAATGAGGGCCAGGAAAGAAGTATGA
- a CDS encoding NADH-ubiquinone oxidoreductase, subunit C (COG0852), whose translation MSAESGEAPAKPAESNPAASADKPAESKLAADKPEVKPAAPPADKPAEVKPAADKPEVKPAAPPADKPAELKPAADKPAETKPAAPPADKAAPPKPAAPPAKEEEKLPEFEKGLTDRITEKFGDRAQVSFVQPRRTRIMVKSPDIKEVAEFIRDELNFDHAESVAGVDYPENGEIEVVYHLGSYLDPSLSGQVLALATRAPREDVPDPGNDSTRLPSLRDVFYSVEFHERECFEMLGVYFEGHPDNRRLLLPEDWADLPPLRKDFAIKGR comes from the coding sequence ATGAGCGCGGAGAGTGGGGAGGCCCCCGCCAAGCCTGCAGAGAGCAATCCTGCAGCATCCGCGGACAAACCGGCAGAGAGCAAGCTTGCCGCGGACAAACCTGAAGTAAAACCCGCAGCACCACCCGCGGACAAACCTGCAGAGGTAAAACCTGCCGCGGACAAACCTGAAGTAAAACCCGCAGCACCACCCGCGGACAAACCTGCAGAGCTAAAACCTGCCGCGGACAAACCGGCGGAAACCAAACCGGCAGCACCACCCGCGGACAAGGCCGCTCCCCCAAAACCAGCAGCGCCGCCCGCCAAGGAAGAAGAGAAGCTGCCCGAGTTTGAAAAGGGGCTCACTGACAGGATTACTGAAAAGTTCGGGGACAGGGCGCAGGTCTCGTTTGTACAGCCCAGAAGGACGCGCATAATGGTAAAGAGCCCCGACATCAAGGAGGTGGCCGAGTTCATCCGGGACGAGCTAAACTTTGACCATGCAGAATCTGTCGCAGGCGTGGATTACCCAGAGAACGGGGAGATCGAGGTGGTATACCACTTGGGATCGTACCTGGACCCGTCCCTGTCGGGGCAGGTGCTGGCCCTTGCGACGCGCGCCCCAAGAGAGGATGTGCCGGACCCGGGAAACGACTCGACGCGGCTTCCCAGCCTCAGGGATGTATTTTACAGCGTGGAATTCCACGAGAGGGAGTGCTTTGAGATGCTCGGCGTATACTTTGAGGGCCACCCGGACAACCGGAGGCTCCTGCTGCCTGAGGACTGGGCTGACCTGCCCCCCCTCAGAAAGGACTTTGCGATAAAGGGGCGGTAG
- a CDS encoding NADH-ubiquinone oxidoreductase, subunit D (COG0649), whose amino-acid sequence MSRQLAPGLEIEKADDRIMTLNVGPQHPGSGHMRLVVKIDGDYIVSCDPDPGYVHRGEEKMAEYRNFVLNIPHLERPVIHDSCNILYPYCLAAEDIIGVEVPERAKYVRVIASELNKCIYIQYWLAIYGIFLGHSTMFMWPAGDRELLIDLMEKLTGARVTHAYFVPGGVRNDLPANFEDVCLRQVNYFEKRIKEYADIFYDNPILKARTVGTGVLSRQDAVRFGTTGSVLRASGVDFDLRKREPYDAYEEMDFETPVLKEGDSYARSKVPWLDMMESCRIIRDALSKMPKSGKVRTKLKPNPKGKLPHEEVYRRVESGRGSLGCYIVSDRKPEPYRIKLSVPSFRNLICLPNLLRGEKLGNMPAVYWSLNYWPVEADR is encoded by the coding sequence ATGAGCAGACAACTAGCACCCGGACTGGAAATAGAAAAGGCGGACGACCGCATAATGACGCTCAATGTGGGCCCGCAGCATCCAGGCTCTGGCCACATGAGGCTTGTCGTAAAGATAGACGGCGACTACATAGTCAGCTGCGACCCGGACCCCGGGTACGTGCACCGCGGCGAGGAGAAGATGGCGGAATACAGGAACTTTGTCCTCAACATTCCCCACCTGGAGAGGCCCGTCATACATGATTCGTGCAACATACTGTACCCGTACTGCCTTGCCGCCGAGGATATAATCGGCGTCGAGGTGCCCGAGCGCGCGAAATACGTCAGGGTGATAGCGTCGGAGCTCAACAAGTGCATCTACATCCAGTACTGGCTGGCCATATACGGAATATTCCTAGGGCACTCGACCATGTTCATGTGGCCGGCAGGCGACCGCGAGCTGCTCATTGATTTAATGGAGAAGCTCACGGGCGCCAGGGTCACCCACGCGTACTTTGTGCCCGGCGGAGTCCGCAATGATCTTCCCGCAAATTTCGAGGACGTATGCCTCAGGCAGGTCAACTATTTTGAAAAGCGCATAAAGGAGTACGCCGATATCTTTTACGACAACCCGATACTCAAGGCAAGGACCGTCGGAACCGGCGTGCTGTCCAGGCAGGATGCGGTAAGGTTTGGAACCACCGGCTCTGTCCTGCGCGCAAGCGGCGTCGACTTTGACCTGCGGAAGCGCGAGCCGTACGACGCGTACGAGGAGATGGACTTTGAGACGCCCGTCCTCAAGGAGGGCGATTCATACGCGCGCTCCAAGGTGCCGTGGCTCGACATGATGGAGAGCTGCAGGATCATAAGGGACGCGCTGTCCAAGATGCCAAAGTCCGGGAAAGTCAGGACCAAGCTAAAGCCCAACCCCAAGGGCAAGCTGCCCCACGAGGAGGTCTACCGCAGGGTGGAATCCGGCAGGGGCTCGCTCGGGTGCTATATCGTATCCGACAGAAAGCCCGAGCCGTACAGGATAAAGCTCAGCGTGCCCTCGTTTAGGAACCTCATCTGCCTGCCCAACCTGCTCCGCGGCGAAAAGCTCGGCAACATGCCGGCAGTCTACTGGAGCCTCAACTATTGGCCCGTGGAGGCCGACCGGTAA
- a CDS encoding NADH-ubiquinone oxidoreductase, subunit H (COG1005), protein MSTIAPKFRLGYFIKAVTDNIFWSIIILTLAGIPLMQIILFYVDLPVVDGELVNPFLALTWLSHPDSALPLVKALLYTDFFRIAVFPGFGFAALLAAGTIFVERKMLAKLQLRVGPFYCGKVEGLLQLMGDGLKLISKEIIIPAKADKPIFIAAPILFVGTAAAFVALIPVAPGWVVADVDMGLIGVFAVIGFFPIITILSAWSANSKFPFIGGIRALHQMVSFEIPLILSCLGVVILTGTFNLSEIAASQSFFPWIVFLPIGAIVFIICALAELERIPFDLPEAESEIVAGWLTELSGMMYGLVQLGSYVKLYAFAGLFVVLFLGGWSGPIIWPPLEEQLINDGINLGPVSAAVPGLPFFSIEFFSAVIWFVLKTAAVIFFILLPRGVFPRIRIDMLLQIGWYKLIGLAFVNIFIALGLLYAGVIGPGGLI, encoded by the coding sequence ATGTCCACGATAGCGCCAAAGTTCCGCCTGGGCTATTTCATCAAGGCGGTAACCGACAACATATTCTGGTCGATAATAATACTGACGCTTGCCGGAATCCCCCTCATGCAGATAATACTATTCTATGTCGACCTGCCGGTAGTCGACGGCGAGCTGGTCAACCCGTTTCTTGCGCTGACCTGGCTCTCGCACCCCGACAGCGCTTTGCCCCTGGTAAAGGCCCTGCTGTATACTGACTTTTTCAGGATTGCAGTATTCCCGGGCTTTGGGTTTGCGGCGCTGCTGGCCGCCGGAACCATATTCGTAGAGCGAAAGATGCTAGCCAAGCTGCAGCTCAGGGTCGGGCCGTTTTACTGCGGCAAGGTCGAAGGCCTGCTCCAGCTCATGGGTGACGGCCTCAAGCTGATATCAAAAGAGATAATCATACCCGCAAAGGCCGACAAGCCCATCTTCATCGCCGCGCCGATACTCTTCGTGGGCACGGCTGCAGCATTCGTGGCGCTCATACCTGTGGCCCCGGGCTGGGTGGTGGCTGATGTCGACATGGGCCTGATCGGGGTCTTTGCGGTCATAGGCTTCTTTCCCATAATTACAATACTCTCCGCGTGGTCGGCAAACAGCAAGTTTCCCTTCATAGGCGGGATAAGGGCCCTGCACCAGATGGTCTCGTTTGAGATCCCCCTGATACTCTCATGTCTGGGCGTTGTAATACTGACTGGAACATTCAACCTCTCCGAGATAGCCGCAAGCCAGTCGTTCTTTCCGTGGATAGTATTCCTGCCCATTGGCGCAATCGTGTTCATCATATGCGCCTTGGCCGAGCTCGAACGGATCCCCTTTGACCTGCCCGAGGCAGAAAGCGAGATAGTCGCAGGATGGCTCACCGAGCTCTCCGGCATGATGTACGGTTTGGTCCAGCTGGGATCATACGTAAAGCTCTATGCGTTTGCGGGCCTCTTTGTCGTGCTGTTCCTCGGTGGGTGGAGCGGCCCGATCATCTGGCCGCCCCTCGAGGAGCAGCTGATCAACGACGGCATAAACCTCGGCCCCGTATCCGCGGCGGTCCCCGGGCTGCCGTTTTTCTCGATAGAGTTCTTTAGCGCCGTGATATGGTTTGTATTAAAGACGGCCGCGGTAATATTCTTCATACTATTGCCCCGGGGCGTCTTCCCCAGAATCAGGATAGACATGCTGCTGCAGATCGGCTGGTACAAGCTGATCGGCCTGGCGTTCGTTAACATCTTTATAGCACTCGGTTTGCTCTACGCCGGTGTAATAGGGCCGGGAGGATTGATTTGA
- a CDS encoding NADH-ubiquinone oxidoreductase, subunit I (COG1143), which produces MTGTASGIIKALNSGIKHLAVKRFTLRYPEEKLKFVGDGYQFDPTTGVGIAGLKGRHMLFHDHCTGCQLCAIACEGIAEAISMVKVPETWKQNKKAIMPQIDYGKCVFCGLCVDACPFYALYMTNDYELSSYTKEALIYTPAQLQVKPSVAQDAEIVIDDRGATHG; this is translated from the coding sequence TTGACGGGCACAGCAAGCGGTATAATAAAGGCGCTCAACTCGGGCATAAAGCATCTCGCCGTCAAGCGGTTCACTCTGCGCTATCCAGAAGAGAAGCTCAAGTTTGTCGGGGACGGCTACCAGTTTGACCCGACTACCGGCGTGGGCATAGCGGGCCTCAAGGGGAGGCACATGCTGTTCCATGACCACTGCACGGGCTGCCAGCTCTGTGCGATAGCCTGCGAGGGCATAGCCGAGGCCATATCGATGGTAAAGGTCCCCGAGACATGGAAGCAGAACAAAAAGGCGATCATGCCACAGATTGACTACGGCAAGTGCGTGTTCTGCGGGCTGTGCGTGGATGCGTGCCCGTTTTATGCCCTATACATGACAAACGACTACGAGCTCTCCTCGTACACCAAGGAGGCGCTCATCTATACGCCGGCGCAGCTGCAGGTAAAGCCCAGTGTCGCGCAGGATGCCGAGATCGTGATTGACGACCGTGGTGCTACGCATGGCTGA
- a CDS encoding NADH-ubiquinone oxidoreductase, subunit J (COG0839) — MTIGSAIAALEMRSLIYSSIALMGTLGGIAGFFFLLDSPFVALFQIAVYVGSIAVLILFTVMLVKRELIFTKVEDRRRRLAGVGLMLVFMTAVGGIFLDSGIRAVTEGGGPVDFTEVGADFLTYYWPALILMALILAGSVTGSLVLARREDVEDEQRAS, encoded by the coding sequence GTGACCATCGGCTCTGCCATTGCGGCGCTCGAGATGCGCTCGCTGATATACAGCTCGATTGCCTTGATGGGGACGCTGGGCGGGATAGCGGGCTTTTTCTTCCTGCTCGATTCGCCATTTGTGGCGCTATTCCAGATAGCCGTCTACGTGGGATCGATAGCCGTCCTGATACTGTTTACAGTAATGCTCGTCAAGAGGGAGCTGATATTTACAAAGGTCGAGGACCGCAGGCGCAGGCTCGCAGGCGTCGGCCTCATGCTGGTATTCATGACGGCAGTAGGGGGGATATTCCTGGATTCCGGCATAAGGGCAGTCACCGAGGGAGGCGGCCCCGTCGACTTCACCGAGGTGGGGGCGGACTTTTTGACATATTACTGGCCGGCGCTGATACTGATGGCGCTGATCCTTGCGGGCTCAGTCACGGGCTCGCTGGTACTGGCAAGGAGGGAGGATGTAGAGGATGAGCAACGAGCTAGTTGA
- a CDS encoding NADH-ubiquinone oxidoreductase, subunit 4L (COG0713), with the protein MSVALLAIGIYGLAVKRNFIRMLFAVEIVINAANLNLVAFARFLPHSGGQTLALFSIAIAAAEVAVGLSLIIVAYRMYKNVDVSEFRSLKG; encoded by the coding sequence GTGTCGGTGGCGCTGCTGGCCATCGGGATATACGGGCTTGCAGTCAAGCGCAACTTTATCCGGATGCTCTTTGCAGTCGAGATAGTCATAAACGCGGCCAACCTCAACCTTGTGGCGTTTGCGAGGTTTCTTCCGCACAGCGGGGGGCAGACCTTGGCGCTATTCTCGATAGCGATAGCTGCAGCCGAGGTGGCAGTCGGCCTATCGCTTATAATAGTCGCATATAGAATGTACAAAAACGTGGACGTATCCGAGTTTAGGAGCCTGAAGGGATAA
- a CDS encoding formate hydrogenlyase subunit 3/Multisubunit Na /H antiporter (COG0651) yields MEYALLQAVFLPLLLSPVAYILGKRAGVNVTTWFTFGVLAYCAVLVVMVALEGTYEERYPWTSLFGEFGLLMDGLAAPFAIMIYVISAVLALYSKPYMVHKFREMYEESRGRAGGSGGAGQSTEMVSSGGMDEYVNRQSGTYFALFLVFAMGMLGTILSTNLIEFYIFFEVMLIPAFFLVAFWGDGPRRKIALMFFFWTHVGAVVLLLGFLSIGLSVGSFDFADIQESVIPPDIAFLAAVAIAIGLGVKLAAFMFHIWLPWVHGAAPTPISALLSPVMIGIGAYGIFRLIIEFLPLQYGELAIWFHVWGLVTMIYGGAMALMQDDLKRLLAYSSISQMGYLLFGIGTYSTLGLAGAEMMYVTHALGKGLLFMTAGVLIVQAGTRSISKLGGLAGKMPITAVCAVIGALTIMGIPPTSGFMGEWIIFYGALETAIEEGSTLRMVTFGLGLVATALTMSYMLWMLKRVFFGKTPIGLAKVKEASWYMTAPMMVLAGFTIVLGIYPDIFLEGIIPYMEGVLGA; encoded by the coding sequence ATGGAGTATGCTCTTCTACAGGCGGTCTTCCTGCCCCTGCTGCTCTCCCCCGTGGCGTATATCCTGGGCAAAAGGGCCGGGGTCAATGTAACCACGTGGTTTACGTTCGGCGTTCTGGCATATTGTGCCGTGCTGGTGGTCATGGTCGCCCTCGAGGGGACATACGAGGAGCGCTATCCGTGGACGAGCCTGTTCGGCGAGTTCGGCCTGCTGATGGACGGGCTGGCCGCGCCGTTTGCCATAATGATATACGTGATAAGCGCCGTTCTTGCGCTCTACTCCAAGCCGTACATGGTACACAAGTTCAGGGAGATGTACGAGGAGTCCCGCGGCAGGGCGGGCGGTTCCGGCGGCGCAGGCCAGTCGACCGAGATGGTATCGTCAGGCGGAATGGACGAGTATGTAAACAGGCAGTCGGGTACGTACTTTGCGCTATTCCTGGTCTTTGCAATGGGGATGCTGGGGACGATACTCTCCACCAACCTGATCGAGTTCTACATATTCTTCGAGGTAATGCTCATACCCGCCTTCTTCCTCGTGGCCTTCTGGGGCGACGGGCCGCGGAGAAAGATCGCCCTCATGTTCTTTTTCTGGACCCACGTGGGCGCCGTCGTACTCCTGCTCGGCTTTCTGTCGATAGGGCTGAGCGTGGGCAGCTTTGACTTTGCCGACATACAGGAATCCGTCATTCCCCCGGACATTGCGTTTCTGGCGGCTGTTGCAATAGCCATCGGCCTTGGCGTAAAGCTGGCCGCATTCATGTTCCACATATGGCTGCCCTGGGTGCACGGGGCGGCGCCAACGCCGATCAGCGCCCTGCTGTCCCCCGTGATGATAGGGATTGGCGCCTACGGGATATTCCGGCTGATCATAGAGTTTCTGCCGTTGCAGTACGGGGAGCTTGCCATCTGGTTCCACGTATGGGGCCTTGTCACCATGATATACGGGGGGGCCATGGCCCTCATGCAAGACGACCTCAAGAGGCTCCTTGCATATTCGAGCATAAGCCAGATGGGGTACCTGTTATTCGGGATAGGCACGTATTCCACCCTCGGGCTCGCCGGCGCAGAGATGATGTATGTGACACATGCCCTCGGCAAGGGGCTGCTCTTCATGACTGCAGGGGTTCTCATTGTACAGGCGGGCACAAGAAGCATCTCAAAGCTTGGCGGCCTGGCAGGCAAGATGCCGATAACTGCCGTCTGCGCGGTTATAGGGGCGCTGACCATAATGGGGATACCCCCCACCAGCGGCTTTATGGGCGAGTGGATCATATTTTATGGCGCGCTCGAGACTGCTATAGAAGAGGGCTCGACGCTCCGGATGGTAACGTTCGGCCTCGGCCTTGTTGCCACCGCGCTGACCATGTCGTACATGCTCTGGATGCTCAAGAGGGTATTCTTTGGCAAGACCCCCATCGGCCTCGCAAAGGTAAAGGAGGCAAGCTGGTACATGACCGCCCCCATGATGGTGCTCGCCGGCTTTACAATAGTGCTCGGGATATACCCCGACATATTCCTCGAAGGGATAATACCTTACATGGAAGGGGTGCTGGGGGCCTAG